From the genome of Winogradskyella forsetii, one region includes:
- a CDS encoding Crp/Fnr family transcriptional regulator translates to MLTKLRKAFDRFVVLEDDEWEKFEEVIIIREFTKGEYFVKESEPCKYVGFIDKGLFRYYYQIDGQQYTRQFFFDNNFMANYESYITNEISNAWIEALEDATVFLIPRDSLFELYTQSLNFQKLGRKVAEYLFLTVSTKYKSFLLETAEERYLDLIKNRPKVIQNIPQYMIASYLGITPEGLSRIRKRLYKK, encoded by the coding sequence ATGTTAACAAAACTCAGAAAAGCTTTCGATAGATTTGTGGTTCTTGAAGATGATGAATGGGAAAAATTTGAAGAAGTCATAATTATAAGAGAATTTACAAAAGGAGAATATTTTGTAAAAGAGAGTGAACCATGTAAATACGTTGGTTTTATCGATAAGGGATTGTTTAGATACTATTACCAAATAGATGGGCAACAATACACACGCCAATTCTTTTTTGATAATAATTTTATGGCAAATTATGAAAGTTATATCACCAATGAAATATCTAATGCTTGGATAGAAGCGTTGGAAGATGCTACGGTTTTTCTAATTCCAAGAGATAGCCTTTTTGAATTGTATACGCAATCTTTGAATTTTCAAAAACTAGGACGCAAAGTTGCGGAATATTTATTTCTTACTGTTTCAACGAAATATAAGTCGTTTCTTCTAGAAACGGCAGAAGAACGTTATCTAGACCTGATAAAAAATCGTCCAAAAGTTATTCAAAATATACCTCAATATATGATTGCTTCCTATCTAGGTATTACACCAGAAGGTTTAAGTCGTATTAGAAAACGACTTTATAAAAAATAA